In Microcoleus sp. FACHB-672, the genomic stretch TCACAATATTTATTTAATAAAAACTTAGAGAGCAGCAGGATAGCGGATGAGGGATAGCGGATGAAGTGAGAATTCCTGCTTTTGCTGTATCAAACTCTACCGAACGAAACGGGTAAACCGGCTAAGGTTTGTAAAGAACTAAATTGTGATCTAGGCTACACCACCATGCGGTTAGAGCAGTTGCAAGCCTTCTTAGCAGTCGCTGAAACCGGCAGCTTTCAGCAAGCAGCCCGAAAGTGCGGCGTCACGCAATCAACCATCAGCCGGCAAGTACAGGCGCTAGAAGCCGACTTGGGTTTGCCGTTGTTTCACCGAACAGCGCAGGCTAAGCTGACTCTAGGAGGCGAACGCTTTTTCCCTCACGCCCGCAAAATTTGTCAGGAGTGGGACAATGCCACGCAAGAATTAGCGGATTTGCTGGCAGGGAAACAGCCAGAACTTTGCGTTGCCGCGATTCACTCGGTGTGCGCCTACACCTTGCCGCCGGTGTTGCAAAAATTTGGTCAAAATTATCCAGAGGTGCAGTTGCGGGTAACTTCCCTCGGCAGTGATCGCGCCTTGAAAGTTCTGAAAGATGGACTGGTGGATATTGCGATCGTCATGAATAACCGCTTTTTAACGGCGAGTCCCGATCTAGTGGTGGATGTGCTCTACAACGAACCGCTAGAGATATTAATGGCAGGCGATCATCCCCTGACTCAGTATGAAGCGGTTCCCTGGAAAGAATTAGGGCGTTATCCGCAAGTGCTGTTTAAAGACGGTTACGGAATGCAGCGCCTCGTACAAGAACAATTTGAACGGCGGGGAATGAAGTTGCAGACGGCGTTGGAGTTGAACACGCTGGATGCTTTCCGAGGTGTGGTGCGTCAGGGAGAAATGATTGCGTTGTTACCGAAGTCTGCCCTAATTGAGGCGCTAAGCGATCCCAGCCTTGCAATTCGCTCAATTGAAACCGACAAAGATAAGC encodes the following:
- a CDS encoding LysR family transcriptional regulator, giving the protein MRLEQLQAFLAVAETGSFQQAARKCGVTQSTISRQVQALEADLGLPLFHRTAQAKLTLGGERFFPHARKICQEWDNATQELADLLAGKQPELCVAAIHSVCAYTLPPVLQKFGQNYPEVQLRVTSLGSDRALKVLKDGLVDIAIVMNNRFLTASPDLVVDVLYNEPLEILMAGDHPLTQYEAVPWKELGRYPQVLFKDGYGMQRLVQEQFERRGMKLQTALELNTLDAFRGVVRQGEMIALLPKSALIEALSDPSLAIRSIETDKDKLGEPALTRQVVLVTSRDRLQIPPIRRFYELVHELVPANFNQLPGKKQSTPTQPVQVA